The following nucleotide sequence is from Nitrospira sp..
TCCTGCCCGGCAAGACAGAGCGCCGTCGGTTTCCCTCGGCTGACCTCACTGGCAAAACTCGGTCCTGACAGGACCAACAACGAACCCTGCATATGCGCAGGCAGCACCGCCTGCATGACCTGCGTCACGAGCGCTAGCGTCTCTTCCTCGATCCCCTTGGTCGCACTGACCAGCGGAATGGGCTGCGGCAGCAAGACGGCAATCCGGCTCAGCACCGTTCTCGCCACATGCGAGGGCACCGCAAAAATCAGGCAATCAGCGCCCGCGATGGCGTCGGCTAAGACATTCGTGACGGAGAGGGTCGGCGGAAGCAACACGCCCGGAAGGTACACGGTATTTTCACGCCTGAGCTGGATCGCCTGGACGACCTCCGGTTCATGGGCCCAGAGGCAGACAGGAATCTGTTTTTCAGCCAGATGCCGGGCCAACGCCGTCCCCCAGGCCCCGGCGCCGATCACTGCCACATGCTTGATGGCCGGCTGCTCCATCACTGCCCCACCAGCATGACCTGGTCGAGCGCGCCGATAGTCGGAATGTAGTACGCGGACTTCATGGAGGCGGATTATAGGAAGGGGCTTTGAAAGCTGTCAACGAAACGATCCCCTCTCTCGCCACTGGAAATTCTGCCGCTGCCGCGTTAGGCTGCAGGCTCCATCTGGAACGACGGTCATGAAACCCTGTCCTGCCTGCGGACGTGCCTTGCCGGAAATCAACCGCTACTGCACTCAGTGCGGTGCGAGTGTTGCGGGCAGCGCCGACCGACCCGGCGCGTCACCCGCTCCCGACTCCGCCAGAGAACAACTGAATCTGAACATTCTTTATGGCATGGTCACGGTCCTGATCGTCTCGCTCGTGATGCCCCCCTGGGAAACGCCGCCCTCGCAACCGGCTGCCTTCCTCGGATTTCATTTCATTCTCTCCCCGCCGCAACCGGATGCCATCGTCAGCCGGCTGTTGCTCACAATTGAGCTCACCACGACCGCCATCGCAGGACTATACCTGTCGTTTCTCTTTCGCGAAAAACGGTAGCCGGTCCGTCGAGGAGGGAGAACGAGAACCGCTCGCCGGACGAAAGGATCGGCCGACGGAGCAGGGATTCATGAATAATCCGGGCTAGTCCAGGGCGAGAGTCAGGCATTTGGCTGCGCCGCCCGACTTCATGAATTCGTCCAGTTGGACAGGATGGGTGCGATAGCCTCGATCTTCCAAGAGCTTCGTCGTGAAAGGGCAACCGGCCGGGATCACAACCTGTTTACCGACGCAGACCGCATTGCAGGCAAATCTGAGCGCTTCCTCTTCAGGCACTGCGAGCCGACGATCTTCCGTGACCCGTTCCGCAATGGCGGCCCGGCCGTACGCATCGAAAGCCGAGGGAAGATAGAGGAGATCGCCGCCGCTGAGCGGACAAAAGCAGGTATCCAGATGGTAGAACCGGCTGTCGATCAACTCAAGCGGAATGATTTCCCGCTCGAATATCTCGCTTAACTTCGGAAACGCGCGGATATCAGACCGTTGGCGATAACCGCCGAACCAGGTATCCGGAAATCCCAGCAGATCGCCGGCGCCTTCGAAATACAGGGACGGGTCGAGCGTCAATACTTCATAGCCGCGCTCACGGAACCATCGCGCAAAGTGCGCTTCCTCCTGCTGTCGCTCCGGGTAGCGAAAGCGGCTCACCAGTGCGCGACGACCGACGACCACTCCCGCATTGGCTGTAAACACCAGATCCGGCAGCCCCTGAACAGGCTGCATGCGCTCCACCCCGACACCGACCTCCTGCTCCAGCACGGTCATCAGCGCCTGCCATTGCCGGACGGCACGCGCCGGATCCACACCGTTTTCCCGCCGCATCCAGGGATTGATCTCGTAGTCGATCTGAAAATAA
It contains:
- a CDS encoding zinc ribbon domain-containing protein, with amino-acid sequence MKPCPACGRALPEINRYCTQCGASVAGSADRPGASPAPDSAREQLNLNILYGMVTVLIVSLVMPPWETPPSQPAAFLGFHFILSPPQPDAIVSRLLLTIELTTTAIAGLYLSFLFREKR